One part of the Deltaproteobacteria bacterium genome encodes these proteins:
- a CDS encoding pyridine nucleotide-disulfide oxidoreductase has translation MRVERLLPGTIKKSVRRLDPEAEITIIEKNDLFSYAGCGIPYYLSGQVSDFRELMSTPAGVVRDVQFFKNVKNVKVEARTFAEEIDREQKVVKAVKLETG, from the coding sequence ATGCGGGTGGAACGGCTTTTGCCCGGAACGATAAAAAAATCAGTGAGGAGGCTCGACCCGGAAGCCGAAATTACGATCATCGAGAAAAACGACCTCTTTTCCTATGCCGGGTGCGGCATTCCCTATTACCTTTCCGGCCAGGTCAGCGATTTCAGAGAACTGATGAGCACTCCCGCGGGTGTGGTCAGGGACGTGCAATTTTTCAAAAATGTGAAAAACGTAAAGGTGGAAGCCAGGACCTTCGCGGAGGAGATCGACAGGGAGCAGAAGGTGGTCAAGGCCGTGAAACTCGAGACGGG